Proteins found in one Uranotaenia lowii strain MFRU-FL unplaced genomic scaffold, ASM2978415v1 HiC_scaffold_66, whole genome shotgun sequence genomic segment:
- the LOC129760560 gene encoding uncharacterized protein LOC129760560 has product MRITLFLTTSKEMTTPSKQPGAFRTRCGDSSFSCQQSYEQDVRRQVFSKAKEIEANKAHVEPEIESRKRAPAKGLFSFVLSRSFNGAEMWTMPRGRRNNKHRLWKAFLEPSGCPGPYDRRQKTIGTRIFRSVACCPGISATHQTSGMCHRVRINPRNMEERLPSSGIDGCRRAWMVAATTTGDEMLQRPWRKVTRRLGRSFRKPLSFLLVAETRVGHTMTEIFRERCRCRENAGHM; this is encoded by the exons ATGCGAATCACCCTGTTCTTGACAACCTCCAAGGAAATGACAACTCCGAGCAAACAACCCGGCGCATTTCGAACAAGGTGCGGTGACAGTTCTTTTTCGTGCCAGCAGTCGTACGAGCAGGACGTACGCCGCCAAGTTTTTAGCAAGGCCAAGGAGATTGAGGCAAACAAAGCCCACGTGGAACCTGAAATTGAGAGCCGGAAAAGAGCCCCTGCAAAGg GGCTcttttctttcgttctttctCGGAGTTTCAACGGTGCAGAAATGTGGACGATGCCGCGTGGCAGGCGGAACAACAAACACCGTTTGTGGAAGGCATTTCTGGAACCGTCAGGATGTCCGGGGCCCTATGATCGACGACAGAAAACCATCGGAACCAGGATTTTCCGAAGTGTCGCGTGTTGCCCGGGAATTTCAGCAACACATCAAACGAGTGGAATGTGCCATCGAGTTCGGATCAATCCCAGGAACATGGAGGAGCGGCTGCCATCGAGTGGAATCGATGGGTGCCGCCGGGCATGGATGGTAGCGGCTACGACAACTGGTGATGAGATGCTGCAACGACCGTGGAGGAAAGTGACAAGGCGGCTGGGCCGTTCGTTCCGAAAACCACTTTCATTTCTTTTGGTGGCGGAAACGAGGGTTGGTCACACGATGACCGAAATATTCCGAGAGCGTTGTCGTTGTCGAGAAAACGCAGGCCACATGTAA